A single window of Candidatus Terasakiella magnetica DNA harbors:
- a CDS encoding 50S ribosomal protein L11 methyltransferase — MSDILWRVDVAVTPELADAFEYALEDYCAAVTQYLDDDELAQRLEAYADVKPDEAALRASVGLVAKRMGVEVPEVTITEVENKDWLAEYARKYPPLSIGRYFIYGSHFQGPLPAGKIALKVEAATAFGTGEHASTNGCLQALDRLSKRYKFSQPLDMGCGSAILAMAIAKTWSAPVVASDIDAQSVDVAKYNAEVNGVGSYILPVCGDGYGTPSVARNGPYDLIMANILARPLSAMAKDLAKNLQPGGFAVLAGFLERDANWVFAAHRCHGLRLVERIKVDGWQTLVLRKG; from the coding sequence ATGTCCGATATATTGTGGCGCGTTGATGTGGCTGTAACGCCAGAGCTGGCTGATGCATTTGAATATGCGTTGGAAGATTATTGCGCAGCGGTGACCCAGTATCTGGATGATGACGAACTAGCCCAACGCCTTGAAGCTTATGCAGATGTGAAACCTGATGAAGCCGCGTTGCGGGCGTCGGTTGGCCTGGTTGCAAAGCGCATGGGTGTTGAGGTGCCTGAGGTGACGATAACTGAGGTGGAAAATAAAGATTGGCTGGCAGAATATGCCCGCAAATACCCACCGCTTTCTATTGGTCGCTATTTCATTTATGGCTCGCATTTTCAAGGCCCTTTACCCGCAGGTAAAATCGCGTTGAAGGTTGAGGCCGCAACGGCATTTGGCACAGGCGAACATGCCTCTACAAACGGGTGTTTACAGGCCTTGGACCGTTTGTCAAAACGCTATAAATTCAGCCAGCCGCTGGATATGGGCTGTGGGTCTGCGATCCTCGCCATGGCGATTGCCAAAACATGGAGCGCGCCAGTCGTTGCCAGTGATATTGATGCCCAGTCCGTTGATGTGGCGAAATATAATGCCGAGGTCAATGGCGTGGGCAGTTATATCCTGCCTGTCTGTGGTGATGGTTATGGCACACCGTCAGTTGCGCGCAATGGCCCCTATGACTTGATTATGGCCAATATTCTTGCGCGTCCTTTGTCTGCCATGGCAAAGGATTTGGCAAAAAATTTGCAACCCGGCGGCTTTGCTGTTTTGGCAGGTTTTTTAGAGCGCGATGCCAACTGGGTATTTGCCGCACACCGCTGTCATGGTCTGCGCCTTGTTGAGCGCATCAAGGTTGATGGTTGGCAGACGCTGGTTTTGCGCAAAGGCTAA